The genomic segment TCCCATGTAGTACTGCAGGCAGGAAATGGACCTAATGTTGTCAAGTAGGTGAGTGTCATAAAGTTGAAACTGATGTAGTGTAAAGCTGAACTGTTTCTATATTTATAAACATTGTAAAGATTGTTTTGCTGTCGCCCTAAACATAAATTGAGGACTGCCAGTAACAGGTGCTTGGAAGTGCCCAATGAAAGTAAATGATGAAGTTCCTGCCTTCCAAAAACTTGCAGTATAATGGAATGACAGGCAGTGACACCCAGTATACAGACAGTAAGAACAGAAGGAGAAACACTTGATAACAGCAAATGTTTGGAGTAAACGAATAAATGAATcgatatattttactctcccaagcacttattacagtgctttacatacataaaattctcagtaaatcaatcaatcaatcaatcaatcaatcatatttattgagtgcttactgtgtgcagagcactgtactaagcgcttgggtagtacaagttggcaacatatagagacagtccctacccaagagtgggctcacagtctagaagggggagacagagaacaaaaccaaacatattaacaaaataaaatagaatagatatgtacaagtaaaataaataaacagagtaataaatatgtacaaacatgtatacatatatacaggtgctgtggggaagggaaggaggtaagacggggcggatggagagggggatgagggggagaggaaggaaggggctcagtctgggaaggcctcctgaaggaggtgagctctcagtagggccttgaatggaagaagagagctagcttggcagatgtggggagggagggcattccaggccacggggatgacgtgggccggaggttaacggcaggataggtgagaacgaggcacggtgaggagattagcggcagaggagcgtagggtgtgggctgggctgtagaaggagagaagggaggtgaggtaggagggggcgaggtgatggagagccttgaagccgagggtgaggagtttctgcctgatgtgcagattgattggtaaccactggagatttttgaggaggggagtaacatgcccagagcgtatctggacaaagacattctgggcagcggcatgaagtatggattgaagtggggagagacacgaggatgggagatcggagaggaagctgatgcagaagtccagacgggataggatgagagcttgaacgagcatggtagcagtttggatggagagaaaagggcagatgaatgaatgagtgctatggaatgaggagcagtgtggtctagtggaaagagcatgggcctgggagtcagaggacctggattctaatcctggttctgccacttgcctgatgtgtgaccttgtacagttatatacttctcagtgtctcagtttccttacctgtgaaacgattcagtgcctattctccaacctacttagactgtgagccccatgtgggacagagactgtggataacttgataatcttgtatcgaccccaggggttagaacagtactcgatgcagaaaagcccttaacaaaataataataatggtaataatgacacAGCTAGGGGAGGTGGATCTCTGTGCCCTGCTTGCTTCTTGCTTTTAGGAGGAGCTCAATTGATCCATCAGTCGACCAACaacatttgtcttgtcttatgtcatcaagtcttctccaacccatagctatgccatggacacatctctcccaaaagcaCCCTCTTCTAtcagcaattgttctggtagtgtatccgtagagttttctgggtaaaaatgcagaattggtttaccatgacctccttccatgcagtaaacttgagtctctgtcctcgactctcccatgctgctgctgcccagcacaagggagttttgaATTTACCAAGTGTTTACTCTTCTTCAGAGCAttgacctaagtgcttggaagatcaTAATAGAGAAAGAGGACACAATTCAGgatctcaaggattttacagtctagcagggagagaaagacatttcaataaattacagataggaggaaactgGTTCTCTCTTCAGGGGCTGCTCTTCTGGGACAAAGCAGAGTCTGTATACAATGAACAAATCAGTCAGtggatcagtgctatttacttagtgctcactatgtacagagcactgtactaaacatttgggaaggtGCAATgcaagtaggtagacacaattcctgccctcaaggaacttaggatCTAGCCGGAGGAGACTgacaagtaggagaagcagcttagcttagtggaaagagcatgggtctagaagacagaggacttgcgttctaattcctgctccaacatttgcctgctgtgtgtccttaggcaagtcacttaacttctctgaacctcagttacttcatctgtaaaatggggattaagactgtgagtccctcatgggacagggactatgccccacccgattggcttgtgttcaccccagtgcttagtacagtgcctgaaacatagtaagcacttgcacgaatattattattctaatcctagttctgccaattgtttgctgtgagaccttgggcaagtcacttaacttctctgtgcctcagttctcctgtgttccctcctatttatactgtgagccccatgcgggaacctaattaacctgtatctaccccagtgattagaacagtgtttgccatatagtaaatgctttacgaATACCTTAAATAAAGCAACTGAAAAGAAGGATATGTCCTAACTGttgtgagggtgggggtggggtgagtatctaagtgcttagtaggtgcagacccaagtgcatgggtgatgcaaaagggagggagaatagggagaaCTAGTGCATGGGGAGAACTAACTGGTCAGACAGACTTGACTCTGAGGTTTTTCCAGCCCCTCTGGGCAGCTCTCTGGTTGGGCTAGAGGCCTGGGAGAACCATGCTGGGAATCAGGCCAATCAGTGATGGTGGACATGTGGGCTTGCTCTCTAATCAAGGGGACTCTGGCTCCATCACCTGATAGAGCTGGTGTCTCCATCTGCCTcaactttcagtcagtcagtcattcagccgACTGCATAGCTGActgctatcccaactggattactgcatcagcctcctctctggtctcccatcctcctgtctctccccacttcaatctatacttcatgctgctgcccagatcatctttgtgcagataaacactctgggcatgttactcccctcctcaaaaatctccagtggctaccaggcaacctacacatcaggcaaaaattcctcacacggcttcaaggctttccagcacctcgccccttcctaccttacctcccttctttccttctgcagcccagcccgcaccctccactcctctgccactaaccacctcactgtgcctcgttctttcctgtcccgccatcaacccccggcccacatcctccccctgtcctggaatgtcctccctccacacgtccgccaagctaactctcttcctcccttcaaagccctattgagagctcacctcctccaggaggccttcccagactgagccccctccttcctctccccctctccatccccccgccctactttcttctcctccccacagcacctgtatatatgtttgtactaatttattactctgttttacttgtacatatttatgtattctattaattttattttgttaatatgttttgttttgttttctgtctcccccttctagactgtgagcccgctggtgagtaggggccatctctatatgttgccaacttgtacttcccaagcgcttagtacagtgctctgcacacagtaagcactcaataaatacgattgaatgaatgaattgaatatgaAGGAGACATGGAGCCATTATTCTCTATGTCCTCGGGGGACTGAACAAAGGAAATGGACTAAAATGACAGCTTTGTGAGTTTCGTTTAATATATGGAGATATAAAACACTGGGCAGGGGAGCCTCCATCCCTGGATTTCATTCAAACAGCAATGGGACTGAGCTCTTCCAGATGACATAGGACCAGATTAGGTGACCCAAGGCCTCCAGCTCTAGACTTCAAGCATTCAAggacattcactgagtgcttactgtgtataaagcactgcactaagaacttttTTTTGAACGGTATTTGCTTAGCGCCTACTAAATTGTAGAGTATATACTctactcagtacagtacagtacaatccTGATGCACATTATGGGAGTAAAAAAATACCATCTAAATAATGTCCTCAGTAGGACTATTCCTCAATCCCAGGCAATATGCAAGATTGTATACTagaaagcagggatcatatctactaattcttttgaaatctcccaagtgtttagcacagtgctctgcacatgctaaatggtcaataaacaccattgatcaattgattgatcgattgatcatctTGCTAAGGGAGAACCTAACCACAATGGACTGAGACCCCTCCCAGGCTTTTCCATTCCAGGTTTAACCCCCAACAGCCAAGACTTCCTTCATCACATCCAGCTCCACCCTTTCTCAGTGACCTTTCTCAGTGAAATAACCACATTACCTCCCCTTGTCCTCCTGCTACACCTCAAAACCAGTTCATCAGACCTCCAAGACTTTAAGGGGAAGAGGAACTTGAGGACTTTCTCACGGATCCTTTTGGTCTTCACTCCATAGATGATGGGATTCACCATAGGGGGCACCAGGATGTAGATGTTGGCCACAAAGatgtggatgtggggggtgatGTGGTGCCCTAACCTGTgtgtgaggaaggagaagaaggccgGGGTATAGGACACCAAGATCATACAGATGTGGGAGCCGCAGGTCCCCAGGGTCTTGAGCCAGGCGTCCTTGGAGGGGAGGCGGAACACAGCCCAGAGGATGAGGACATATGAACAGATGATGAGCAGGAAGTCCAAGCCTCTTGTGAGGAAGGCAACAATAAGGCCATAGGCTCGGATGACCCGGGTCTCAGCACAAGCCAGCTTGACTATTGCCATGAACTCGCAGTAGGTGTGGGCAATGATGTTGCTCCTACAGTAGGGAAGCCACCTGAGCAGGAAGGGGTGGGCACTGAGCAACAGGGTCCCACGGAGGAAGACAGCCAACCCCACCCCCCTGACAACCGAATGGACCAGGATGGCAGAATGTCTCagtgggtggcagatggccacgtagcggtcaaaGGCCATGGCCAGGAAGAACCCAGATGccatggaggagagagagtggatcAAGAATATTTGGGTGAGGCAGCCTTCGAAGGAGATCTCTCCATCATTAAACCAGAAGAGGCTGAGTAGCTTGGGTATCACCGTGGTACAGATGACCAGATCGGCTCCCGCCACCATgcagaggaagaggtacatgggctcATGGAGACTGGGTtccatcttgatgatgatgagaagagaaAAGTTCCCCAGCAGGGCCATCAGGTAGACCTGGCTGAAGGGGATGGAGATCCAGATGTGGGCAGCCTCCAGACCTGGGATGCCAAGCAGGATGAAGGTGGAGCCGTGGAGTCTGGTACCGTTGGAAGTGAACATGGTATAGGTTGTCTGGTGTCTTTAGCTACAGGCAGTGGAAATCGCCCGACCTTGTAAAGCTATCAGGTGACAAAAATGCCTAGTCCAGTCAAATAGACCTTAAGACACATCCTCAACTCTGCAAGGAATAACTTGAATAATTAGCACCTGATTGGCCTAGGTCGAAAGTTGACATGAGTGATTCTGGATCAATATGCTTTGTGTTAGCTTCACCTCAAAACCAGTCCATCACAGTTTCATTCCTTAAACTCACTTCTGACTGTTTGGGATTTAAAATCTTTTCCATTCATTTGCAGGGACAACCCCACTCTGtatgttcccctctagaccatatgctctttgtaggcagggtgtgtgtctacctactctattgcattgcactcttccaatcaTTTAGTATGGCATTTCTTCTAATCTGTAAGcccctttgtgagcagggaatgtgtttgccagcactgttgtattgtactctcccaagcactcagtacagtaagtACAGTAAGTATTGAGGgcctgcagtaagccctcaataaggcgattgattgattgttcggcACACAGAACACAATCAAATGCCAGTGATTGCTTCACATGAACTTGGTCCATCTACTCACCCATCCACGTAGGGTCTTGCTTCCTtgacctgtaattgattttaatgtcggtctctcccAGTAAACTTTAAGGTCCTTGtgagcagaaaacatgtctaccaactcttttggagtGTTCTgttcccaagtgttgagtacagtgctctgcataaagcttTCAACAAACACCATTCATTTACTGACTGATTCTGAGGGGGGTGGAGAACTTGGACACAGACAGCTTGAGGGATTGGGGTACTAGGAGCAAGGCATTGAGGGGACAAGAATGGGggtaaagaaggaaaagaagaatgaaGGACGGAgataaaaggaagaaaagaggcgagagagagagagggaatgggaagTAGGAAGAGGTGCCTACtggtgcttctcctcttcctcctctgctgtTCTGGGTCCTTACCAGGTGTGAGGAGTGAGTCCAGGGGGCTCAGAGTAGAAGGAATGGAGGGCGTTGTTCCAGGAGGGCTGCTTGGGGTGTGTTCTGTGGGGCCACAGGGGCACCCAACTAAAAATACATATAGTTCTTCTCACCCTTAGCCTAAATTCTGATGGGAAAGGGTCATCCTCCCATCACTCTCAAAACGATGACCTGAGCAAGCCTGCCACAATGAGCATGTCCCTCTCACCACTTGCCCAAGTTGGGATCCTGAGACACATCTGCGGAGACCCTGAGCAGGACTGTTGGAGCCACTAGGACCTGACCTTGCTGAGAACTCCATGAGTCACAGTGACACTCTCTTCTTCATCCTTCTCCTGTTCCATCATTTAGCCCATCTGCTGGGTTGGGTTGGAAGCTCTTCTTCCAGCCGGATCCAGTGCCCACAGGGCCAAGCTGCCCAACACCAcccctctcacacacacaccattcCAGGACACTGCCAACAGCATGCGAGTGGAGGTGAAAGTCAACTCGCCCTTATGGGCACTGGGGCTGCGGGGAGTCCTGCAGCCCAGGGAGAGCAATGGGCACTATGCCCTGCCTGCAGAGGGCAAGGAGGCAAGCCACTATTGGTACAccctcattcatccaattgtatttgatgaattcattcatttaatcatatctgttgggcacttactgcatgcagatcactgtactaagcgcttggcagagtaaaatacaacaataaactgacacattccctgcccacatgagcttacagtctagatggggggagacaggtattaatataaaaaaattacagctatgtaagtgctgtggggctgtggggctggggggaagaagagaggaagcaagtcaggaaggcacaggaaggagtgagagaagaggaaatgggggtttagtcatggaagacctcctggaggagatgtgctttcaataaggttttgaaggaggggagagtaattgcctatcagatttgaggagggaaggcatttcaaaccagagacaggacatgggtgaggggtcggcaacAAGGTAGGCAAGatagagggacagtgaggaggtgagcattagagaagggaaatgtgtggactggtagtaggagagttgtgaggtggggagggggcaaggtgatggagtgttttaaagccaatggtgaggagtttttgtttgatgaagaggtggacagccaaccactggagttctttgaggaatggggtgaaaTGGCctcaatgtttttgtagaaaaatgatctgggcagcaaaatgacTATTGGACTGGAGATGAAGGAGAGATGAAGGAgaccaggaggtcagcaagaaggctgacctCCATCAATTTTCTGACTCCTGCTCTAAACACTCTGGGGACAAAGCTACTGCTATTGCCCCCATGGTGCCAAATCCTTGAAGACCATCACTCCCACGAATTGGGCACCTCAGTCTCTAATGCTTAATCACTACTTCATTCCTTTTCCGGTGGCCTTTATTGTCTATGTGTATTTTGTCTCTACAAATACTCATTTCTGAAATGGGAGGAAAGTGTTTTTCCTCAAATCCTAGAATCCAAGATCTACTGGGGGACCTCATCCAGTCCCCTGCTC from the Tachyglossus aculeatus isolate mTacAcu1 chromosome 2, mTacAcu1.pri, whole genome shotgun sequence genome contains:
- the LOC119943769 gene encoding olfactory receptor 52D1-like; translated protein: MFTSNGTRLHGSTFILLGIPGLEAAHIWISIPFSQVYLMALLGNFSLLIIIKMEPSLHEPMYLFLCMVAGADLVICTTVIPKLLSLFWFNDGEISFEGCLTQIFLIHSLSSMASGFFLAMAFDRYVAICHPLRHSAILVHSVVRGVGLAVFLRGTLLLSAHPFLLRWLPYCRSNIIAHTYCEFMAIVKLACAETRVIRAYGLIVAFLTRGLDFLLIICSYVLILWAVFRLPSKDAWLKTLGTCGSHICMILVSYTPAFFSFLTHRLGHHITPHIHIFVANIYILVPPMVNPIIYGVKTKRIREKVLKFLFPLKSWRTHPKQPSWNTFLHSLYSEPPGLIPHTVPHSLKLSVSKFSTPVKITKDT